The Crocosphaera sp. UHCC 0190 DNA segment AAATTTAATCCATCTGCCATAGAGACTATTGATGAAACCATTTTAGAATTAGCCAAGCAAGATAGTATATTTCAAGAGGTAAAAGACTTTGTCAAAGAAGCAAAAGCTATTAATCTAGTCGAATTTATTAGTGAAACTCAAGATATCATAAACCAGGAAACTGCTCCATTAATTAAACAATTAAATCAAGCAAATAAACCAGGTATTATGGGTTATTATTTAACCGATAAATCACTAGAAATCAAACAATTATGGATGTTAAGAAAAAAAGGATCTGCTTTATTAGGAAGTATGCCAGGCGATCGCAAACCCATTCCTTTTATTGAAGATACCGCCGTTCCCCCTTCAAGTTTAGCTAATTATACTCGTGAATTTAAAGAATTATTGAACAGTTATCAGCTTAATTATGCTATGTTTGGTCATGTCGATGTCGGGTGTCTTCATGTGCGTCCTGCTTTAGATATGAAGTCTCCTGATGATGAAAAATTAATTAGAGAAATATCGGATAAAGTTGTTAATTTAGTCCGAAAATATGGGGGTATAATGTGGGGAGAACATGGGAAAGGTTTCCGCAGTGAATATACAGCTTTATTTTTTGGGAAAGAACTTTATCAAGACTTACGAAAAATCAAGTCAGCATTTGATCCTAAGAATAAATTAAACCCAGGTAAAATCGTCACTCCTTATGAAAGTTCAGAAGAAATTGTCAGCATAGAATCAACCTTAAGGGGACACTTTGATCGTCAAGTATCTCAACAGTTAAGAAACGACTATGAAGCGGCCTTTAATTGTAATGGCAATGGGGCTTGTTTTAACTTTAATCCTGATGAAATTATCTGTCCTTCTGCCAAACAAACCCGCGAGCGTATTCATTCCCCAAAAGGTAGGGCAATGTTATTAAGAGAATGGTTAAGATTACTCTCAAAAACTGAACCTGTAGAGACGTTTCATGAAACGTCTCTACTACCCAAAAAACTTTGGCATACCCTAGAAAAATGGGGAGGAATAGAAGATTATTCCCATGATGTTTATGACGCAATGGAAGGATGTCTTGCTTGTAAAGCTTGTGTCAGTGAATGTCCTATTCATGTTGATATTCCTGCCCTTAAATCTCAATTTTTAAACCGTTATCATAGTCGTTATTTACGTCCCTTAAGAGACTATTTCATGGGGAATATAGAAACCTTAGCTTATTATCAATCTTTTGCTCCTAACTTTGTCAATTATTTTCTGCAAAATCCAGTAATATTGTGGTTAATAAAGCAAAGTTTAGGTATGGTTAACCCTCCCTTAATAAGTGTCAAGACGGTAAGACAAGAATTATCCCTAAAAAAAGCTCCTCAATTTAGTCTAAAAACTCTTGAAGACTTATCAATACAAGAGCAAAAAAATACAGTTATTTTAATTCAAGATGCTTTGACCAGTTTTTATGAATCAGAGTTAGTTATTGATATTTATAACTTTTTAGATAAATTAGGATACAATGTTTATGTTGTTCCCTTTTTTATCAATGGCAAACCGTTACATTTGAAAGGATTTTTAGCAAAATTTCAGTCAATTGTTAATCAAAATACTGAAAATTTAAAATATTTAACTCAGTTGAATATTCCAATTATTGGAATCGAACCCAGTATGACACTAACTTATCGAGATGAAGGGGAAAAAATTACTGAAACAAAAAATATTCTTAACCGAGTGCAACTAATTCAAGAATTCATCATAAATCAGGATAAACCCCTACCGAAAATTAAGACATCACAGTCTTATTATTTATTAGGACATTGCCATGAAAAGACCCTTGCTTTCAATTCACAAAAACAATGGCAAACTATCTTTAATAGGATGGGAATTAACTTAAATTTAGTTTCTGTGGGTTGTTGTGGAATGGCCGGAATGTATGGTTATGAAGTTGAACATTACAAGAATTCTCAAGCAATATATCAGAGCAGTTGGCAACAACATTTACCCGAAAAGATTGAAGATAGGCCCTATTATTTAGCAACCGGATATTCCTGTCGTTCTCAAGTGCAAAGATTTTCAGGATGGACACCAAACCATCCCCTTCAAACCTTGAATCAATTTTGAATATCAATTTCTATCACCAAAAATAATTCTTCCCAGACGTATCATTGTTGCCCCCTTTTGTATAGCGAGTAAATAATCATTAGACATTCCCATGGATAAATGTTCTAATTTTAACGAAGATTTTTCTGTAATAGTTTTCGCCAGTTCTCTTGTTTTGCCAAAGGTTTCTAAACAGTCTTTTTCTGATAAACCCAAAGGTAAAATCGTCATCAAACCTTCAATTTTCAGGTGTTGCAGAGCTTCTAACTTCGGCAAATCTTCCCAAAGTTCTGTAACCTGCCACCCATATTTATTCGGGTCAGGTAAAATTTTAACTTGTAAACAAACTTGAGGATAAATAGAAGATTTGGCGGCTAACTCATCAAGACGCTGTGCCAAGTTAAGACTATCCACAGAATGAATCCAATGAAAATGTTCTAACACCTTTTTGGCTTTATTTGTTTGTAAATGACCAATAAAATGCCAACAAATATCATTGTATTCCTGTAACTGTGCCTGTTTTTCTAACCCTTCTTGAAGACGACTCTCAGCAAAATCCCGAATACCAGCATCATAAGCTTCTTTAATTGCCTCAACAGGCATCTGTTTGCTAACAGCAACAAGACGAACTGAGGCCGGAATTTGAGGGTGAATGTGGTCAAGGTTTTGGGAAATCGTCATAAAACTTAGGGGAAACTCTGCTTATACATATCGTAGAAATCTTTATAATCTTGGGTTGTCCCTAGACGGCGCAGATTACGCAACCTCTTTTCTACTAATAGCCTAGCATCAGAGCGACTAATTGGTTCTAACGATGTATTCTGTTGTGTTGTTGTGACAATAAAAAATAACCGTTGAGCATACAGTGTCGTAAACAATTCTTGGTTATCATCAAGTACACACACACGATAGAGGAGTCCGAAGGTAGGATGATTAAAATAAATTTCGTTGCTCATTCTGTGCAGTAGACATTTTGGGACATTATAAAACCCATAGGTATAATTATCCTATGGGTTGTTGGTTGACTTTATGTTAACTCATTAACTAGCTTGTCAAATAAAAGTCTAGCTTGGTACGCTGCTACCTTCATTCTCACGAGTTTGATGAGGGTAAAAAACAGAAGCTAAAAACCCACTCAAATCTGCTCATTTTCAACCTTTGGGTTTCTTCATAGAGTGCGTCACTAATGTCCTCAGAATAGGGAACCTCTGTCTTTATCCACTGATAATCCCACATTCCCTCTACAAAAAATTGCCAATTCCTGTTATTGTCCATGGGTTTCCAGCGCACTGCACCTTCTCCTGTTCCCCGTCTCGCATTCGGTAAAATTTCCTGTCAAAATCGGTTCTGCTTCAT contains these protein-coding regions:
- a CDS encoding FAD-binding and (Fe-S)-binding domain-containing protein produces the protein MIPRLSPQITINQNIADFLSRLQDTPFSGDIKGDFANRLIASTDNSIYQILPQAVVFPHKAQDVIEIFKLANQSQFESITFSPRGGGTGTNGQSLSPSIIIDCSKYMNQVLEINLEEQWVRVQPGIILDQLNQILAPHGFFFAPSLAPSNRATIGGMINTDAAGKGSRIYGRTSDHILALTWVLSDGTVGSSSQVNQKNLEQLKQQSGRLGNVYQKVDQIVSDKADLIQDIFPKLTRFMTGYNLAKVYDNTRKYFDINRILAGSEGTLAVITEAKLKLTKIPKATQLLAIHYQSFDDALNDADILLKFNPSAIETIDETILELAKQDSIFQEVKDFVKEAKAINLVEFISETQDIINQETAPLIKQLNQANKPGIMGYYLTDKSLEIKQLWMLRKKGSALLGSMPGDRKPIPFIEDTAVPPSSLANYTREFKELLNSYQLNYAMFGHVDVGCLHVRPALDMKSPDDEKLIREISDKVVNLVRKYGGIMWGEHGKGFRSEYTALFFGKELYQDLRKIKSAFDPKNKLNPGKIVTPYESSEEIVSIESTLRGHFDRQVSQQLRNDYEAAFNCNGNGACFNFNPDEIICPSAKQTRERIHSPKGRAMLLREWLRLLSKTEPVETFHETSLLPKKLWHTLEKWGGIEDYSHDVYDAMEGCLACKACVSECPIHVDIPALKSQFLNRYHSRYLRPLRDYFMGNIETLAYYQSFAPNFVNYFLQNPVILWLIKQSLGMVNPPLISVKTVRQELSLKKAPQFSLKTLEDLSIQEQKNTVILIQDALTSFYESELVIDIYNFLDKLGYNVYVVPFFINGKPLHLKGFLAKFQSIVNQNTENLKYLTQLNIPIIGIEPSMTLTYRDEGEKITETKNILNRVQLIQEFIINQDKPLPKIKTSQSYYLLGHCHEKTLAFNSQKQWQTIFNRMGINLNLVSVGCCGMAGMYGYEVEHYKNSQAIYQSSWQQHLPEKIEDRPYYLATGYSCRSQVQRFSGWTPNHPLQTLNQF
- a CDS encoding YggS family pyridoxal phosphate-dependent enzyme, producing the protein MTISQNLDHIHPQIPASVRLVAVSKQMPVEAIKEAYDAGIRDFAESRLQEGLEKQAQLQEYNDICWHFIGHLQTNKAKKVLEHFHWIHSVDSLNLAQRLDELAAKSSIYPQVCLQVKILPDPNKYGWQVTELWEDLPKLEALQHLKIEGLMTILPLGLSEKDCLETFGKTRELAKTITEKSSLKLEHLSMGMSNDYLLAIQKGATMIRLGRIIFGDRN
- the pipX gene encoding transcriptional coactivator PipX, coding for MSNEIYFNHPTFGLLYRVCVLDDNQELFTTLYAQRLFFIVTTTQQNTSLEPISRSDARLLVEKRLRNLRRLGTTQDYKDFYDMYKQSFP